From one Leguminivora glycinivorella isolate SPB_JAAS2020 chromosome 5, LegGlyc_1.1, whole genome shotgun sequence genomic stretch:
- the LOC125226129 gene encoding catalase-like isoform X2: MYKGANFGILRLILVILLDIIIAANAVHYEDVAAQQTVLFAERTGGPIGILTTANGAPVEFKDANVSLNRRVLFNEYLTESITHLNRQKIVERTVHAPGSGAFGYFEVTRDITNICKAKFLNKIGKKTPVAVRFSLVAPSIGASDTFRDGRGFAIKFYTEDGNFDMVGLSTPIFPYKDPLFFPTFANAQAKNPSTNLFDANMLWDYITLRPESIHFFMYKFGDSGIPNGYRHMPGFSVHTYQVTNDQGESHFLRFHLLPDQGEGYLTSKEGMEISGINPDAFTKDLYNAIANGDYPSWQVLVQVLSLEQVRNAAFDVFDVTKVLPVDEYPLQPLGRLVLDRNPVNFFAEIEQIAMCPTNLVPGILGAPDKLFEARRLSYRDAQYYRLGANFQNIAVNCPLRQSFTYNNNGRPPAKITDRPTYWPNTYHGPVPYVDPERPEVLEIVQDTSLNFDQASHHYKYELPEDARKRLISNIVDSLVQADPKLQDRAVKLFKIINADLGIRVERGLANEKKINIITN, from the exons ATGTACAAGGGAGCAAACTTTGGCATCTTAAGGTTGATACTAGTGATACTCTTGGATATAATAATTGCTGCTAATGCTGTACATTATGAAGATGTTGCGGCTCAACAGACGGTTCTGTTCGCTGAGAGAACTGGG gGGCCAATAGGAATTCTGACCACGGCGAATGGAGCACCCGTAGAGTTCAAGGACGCCAATGTGTCCCTCAACCGGCGAGTACTCTTCAACGAGTATTTAACGGAGTCTATAACGCATCTCAACCGGCAGAAAATCGTGGAGCGCACGGTGCACGCACCCGGTTCTGGTGCTTTTGGATATTTTGAG GTCACCCGCGACATAACGAACATTTGTAAAGCAAAATTCCTAAATAAAATCGGCAAAAAAACGCCGGTGGCCGTAAGATTTTCTCTAGTAGCTCCTTCAATCGGGGCTTCGGACACATTCAGAGATGGGCGCGGTTTCGCTATCAAATTCTACACGGAGGACGGCAATTTCGATATGGTGGGCCTCAGTACCCCTATATTTCCTTACAAAGACCCTCTCTTCTTCCCGACATTCGCAAACGCGCAGGCCAAAAATCCCTCAACCAATTTGTTCGACGCGAACATGTTATGGGATTACATAACTCTACGTCCAGAATCAATACACTTCTTCATGTATAAATTTGGAGACAGCGGCATACCCAACGGTTACCGGCATATGCCAGGGTTCAGCGTCCATACATACCAAGTGACCAACGATCAAGGAGAATCGCatttccttagattccatttaTTACCAGATCAAGGAGAGGGTTACTTGACTTCTAAAGAAGGCATGGAGATAAGTGGAATTAATCCAGACGCCTTTACGAAAGACTTGTATAATGCTATTGCAAATGGAGACTACCCTAGCTGGCAAGTTCTAGTTCAGGTGCTAAGTTTAGAGCAGGTTCGAAATGCTGCTTTTGACGTCTTTGACGTGACAAAGGTGCTACCCGTTGATGAGTATCCGCTTCAACCCTTGGGCCGTCTGGTGCTTGACAGGAATCCTGTGAATTTCTTTGCGGAGATCGAACAAATAGCTATGTGTCCCACTAATTTGGTCCCAGGTATTCTTGGCGCGCCGGATAAATTATTTGAAGCACGTCGGTTGTCATATCGCGATGCTCAGTATTATAGGCTAGGAGCAAATTTCCAGAACATAGCCGTTAATTGTCCTTTGAGACAATCTTTTACTTATAACAATAATGGCCGTCCGCCAGCGAAAATAACCGATAGACCAACGTACTGGCCTAACACATACCATGGTCCTGTACCTTATGTTGATCCCGAAAGACCTGAG GTACTTGAAATAGTGCAAGATACGTCTCTAAACTTTGACCAGGCGTCACATCATTATAAATATGAGTTGCCTGAAGACGCAAGGAAAcgtttgattagtaatattgttGATAGCCTTGTACAGGCTGATCCCAAGCTTCAGGATCGAGCAGTCAAGCTGTTCAAGATCATAAATGCGGATTTAGGGATTAGAGTGGAGAGGGGTCTAGCTAatgagaaaaaaataaatataattacgaACTAA
- the LOC125226128 gene encoding dnaJ homolog dnj-5 isoform X1, with translation MTRSPKDDPRYNDMQHNAWNYRAETSENCAPGMLNERKQVPLSSNTPTMSENSVYANGDFTNDVYLNKHPYNVQAGDTGASQDENMLLNNMPNTARVNNQNYGTAMLKLANGQVVRFFYDENTQQLYFPMSGQYELFNHNQGLREMPLQAPQQPAMFTLNQDYSINNNNVQMPTPTTTTHNNYIQENLSNQTSTMPTSNFLKEVLGNWEPNSSGTYSPFGQNYPLNHPDVPPNVLPKKPMEPPISQIKPENSPKRNENSPLADTSNKKRIVAEVKPMRPTYSDVLAKNKNNTQPDATKVKPQSNIEVKTSNNKGSSKPDKPSNPKHTDESKQKEKKQQANTISSGSESGDINNEDNEKRQKPSKKSKNKRNNMPRKWSSLDDVTNEEDIGYTEGSESQFVFIENQEKPKKDRKVNDRAKNSDKNATADDSRVDDEEQTQFIFQDNQNDSVKARKKKEARINHKLAKPVPDKKKTAQTKFKRNKPGYLGLAQNYLEHWGEATWKAIVWFFYLLSDICRMSAHLLFDLCTSMFTQTYVSSQAVWRSSKEWIYKLGGNKYLLYIDRKFGHTRFGFWRKMKWFKKETEVEGNDSSKLNSNIPLPATGEEAMKRLLACKGKDPYSILGVSVTCTDEEIKRYYRRQAFLVHPDKNQQPGAEEAFKILQHAFDLIGEPERREAYERRALESRHVEAAWSELSQLLAQLQDKMEFAHNTIRCTNCGRRHKRVLTDRPCYAARYCVQCKIRHSAKEGDIWAESSMMGLLVMYYACMDGAVYQITQWASCQKKNLKQLRPDCHVVQYRIVLGNKAAAASDLNQRPSTGHDPNLEEFLNNLYSKSGVSPNTTAKQPTPDTSDAKKRRNKKPKA, from the exons ATGACAAGGTCGCCGAAGGATGATCCGCGATACAATGACATGCAGCACAACGCTTGGAATTACCGTGCAGAAACATCTGAAAACTGTGCACCTGGTATGTTAAATGAAAGAAAACAAGTACCGCTTTCATCCAACACGCCTACAATGAGCGAAAACAGTGTGTACGCTAACGGTGATTTCACGAACGATGTTTATTTGAACAAGCATCCTTACAACGTGCAGGCGGGTGACACCGGGGCCAGCCAAGATGAAAACATGTTGCTTAACAACATGCCTAACACCGCTCGCGTCAATAATCAGAATTATGGAACCGCCATGCTTAAATTAGCCAATGGGCAAGTAGTCAGATTCTTTTACGACGAAAATACTCAACAACTATACTTCCCCATGTCAGGCCAATACGAATTATTCAACCACAATCAAGGGTTGCGTGAAATGCCTCTGCAGGCTCCTCAGCAGCCCGCAATGTTTACTCTCAACCAGGATTACtccatcaacaataataatgttCAGATGCCAACACCAACCACTACCACCCACAATAATTACATACAAGAAAACCTCAGCAACCAAACCTCCACCATGCCTACCTCCAACTTCTTGAAGGAAGTGTTAGGAAACTGGGAGCCTAATTCCTCTGGTACTTACTCTCCCTTTGGACAAAACTATCCACTGAACCATCCCGATGTGCCACCTAATGTTCTTCCAAAAAAGCCAATGGAACCTCCAATAAGTCAAATAAAGCCTGAGAATTCTCCTAAAAGAAATGAAAACAGTCCATTAGCAGACACAAGTAACAAAAAACGCATTGTGGCAGAGGTGAAACCAATGCGTCCCACATATTCTGATGTGCTAGCTAAAAACAAGAATAACACCCAACCTGATGCCACTAAAGTTAAACCACAAAGTAATATTGAAGTTAAAACTTCAAACAACAAAGGCAGCTCCAAGCCTGATAAACCATCAAACCCCAAACATACTGATGAGAGCAAACAAAAAGAGAAAAAACAGCAAGCAAACACCATCTCTTCAGGCAGTGAGTCTGGAGATATAAATAATGAAGACAATGAAAAACGTCAGAAACCCAGCAAAAAATCCAAGAATAAACGTAACAATATGCCTCGTAAATGGTCCTCTCTTGATGATGTTACCAATGAAGAAGATATCGGCTACACTGAAGGCAGTGAAAgtcaatttgtttttattgaaaaccaAGAAAAACCTAAGAAAGACAGAAAAGTCAATGACAGGGCTAAAAATTCTGACAAGAATGCCACAGCAGATGATTCTAGAGTTGACGATGAAGAACAGACTCAATTTATCTTTCAAGATAACCAGAATGATAGTGTGAAGGCCCGAAAGAAAAAAGAAGCTCGTATTAATCATAAATTGGCAAAACCGGTGCCGGATAAAAAGAAAACAGCGCAGACGAAGTTTAAGCGGAACAAGCCGGGGTATTTAGGGCTGGCTCAGAACTACCTTGAGCATTGGGGAGAGGCCACTTGGAAGGCTATTGTTTGGTTCTTCTACTTGCTGTCAGATATATGCAGAATGAGTGCCCACTTGTTATTTGATCT TTGCACCTCGATGTTCACTCAAACGTACGTGAGTTCCCAAGCGGTGTGGCGAAGCAGCAAGGAGTGGATCTACAAGCTCGGCGGGAACAAGTACCTGCTCTACATCGACAGGAAGTTCGGACACACCAGATTCGGCTTTTGGAGGAAAATGAAATGGTTCAAGAAAG AAACCGAAGTAGAAGGCAACGACTCAAGTAAACTGAACTCGAATATACCACTACCCGCGACGGGCGAGGAGGCAATGAAAAGGCTGTTGGCTTGCAAGGGGAAAGATCCGTACAG CATACTGGGCGTGAGCGTAACATGCACAGACGAGGAGATCAAGCGGTACTACCGGCGGCAAGCGTTCCTCGTGCACCCGGACAAGAACCAG CAACCGGGCGCCGAAGAGGCCTTCAAGATACTGCAGCACGCGTTCGACCTTATAGGAGAACCG GAGCGGCGCGAAGCTTACGAAAGACGAGCGCTAGAATCGCGCCACGTGGAAGCGGCGTGGAGCGAGCTCAGTCAGTTACTAGCGCAGCTGCAGGACAAGATGGAGTTTGCACACAACACCATCAG ATGCACGAACTGCGGGCGGCGGCACAAGCGCGTGCTGACGGACCGGCCGTGCTACGCGGCGCGCTACTGCGTGCAGTGCAAGATCCGCCACTCCGCGAAGGAG GGCGACATCTGGGCGGAGTCTAGCATGATGGGTCTGCTCGTGATGTACTACGCGTGCATGGACGGCGCCGTCTACCAGATCACGCAGTGGGCCAGCTGCCAG AAAAAGAACCTGAAGCAGCTGCGGCCCGACTGCCACGTGGTGCAGTACCGCATCGTGCTGGGCAACAAGGCCGCCGCCGCCTCTGATCTCAACCAGAGACCTTCCACCGG ACATGATCCTAACCTGGAAGAGTTTCTAAACAACCTATACAGCAAGTCGGGCGTGTCTCCAAACACCACCGCCAAGCAGCCGACGCCAGACACCTCCGACGCCAAGAAGAGACGCAATAAAAAACCCAAAGCTTAA
- the LOC125226129 gene encoding catalase-like isoform X1 → MYKGANFGILRLILVILLDIIIAANAVHYEDVAAQQTVLFAERTGGPIGILTTANGAPVEFKDANVSLNRRVLFNEYLTESITHLNRQKIVERTVHAPGSGAFGYFEVTRDITNICKAKFLNKIGKKTPVAVRFSLVAPSIGASDTFRDGRGFAIKFYTEDGNFDMVGLSTPIFPYKDPLFFPTFANAQAKNPSTNLFDANMLWDYITLRPESIHFFMYKFGDSGIPNGYRHMPGFSVHTYQVTNDQGESHFLRFHLLPDQGEGYLTSKEGMEISGINPDAFTKDLYNAIANGDYPSWQVLVQVLSLEQVRNAAFDVFDVTKVLPVDEYPLQPLGRLVLDRNPVNFFAEIEQIAMCPTNLVPGILGAPDKLFEARRLSYRDAQYYRLGANFQNIAVNCPLRQSFTYNNNGRPPAKITDRPTYWPNTYHGPVPYVDPERPEVLEIVQDTSLNFDQASHHYKYELPEDARKRLISNIVDSLVQADPKLQDRAVKLFKIINADLGIRVERGLANEKKNKYNYELM, encoded by the exons ATGTACAAGGGAGCAAACTTTGGCATCTTAAGGTTGATACTAGTGATACTCTTGGATATAATAATTGCTGCTAATGCTGTACATTATGAAGATGTTGCGGCTCAACAGACGGTTCTGTTCGCTGAGAGAACTGGG gGGCCAATAGGAATTCTGACCACGGCGAATGGAGCACCCGTAGAGTTCAAGGACGCCAATGTGTCCCTCAACCGGCGAGTACTCTTCAACGAGTATTTAACGGAGTCTATAACGCATCTCAACCGGCAGAAAATCGTGGAGCGCACGGTGCACGCACCCGGTTCTGGTGCTTTTGGATATTTTGAG GTCACCCGCGACATAACGAACATTTGTAAAGCAAAATTCCTAAATAAAATCGGCAAAAAAACGCCGGTGGCCGTAAGATTTTCTCTAGTAGCTCCTTCAATCGGGGCTTCGGACACATTCAGAGATGGGCGCGGTTTCGCTATCAAATTCTACACGGAGGACGGCAATTTCGATATGGTGGGCCTCAGTACCCCTATATTTCCTTACAAAGACCCTCTCTTCTTCCCGACATTCGCAAACGCGCAGGCCAAAAATCCCTCAACCAATTTGTTCGACGCGAACATGTTATGGGATTACATAACTCTACGTCCAGAATCAATACACTTCTTCATGTATAAATTTGGAGACAGCGGCATACCCAACGGTTACCGGCATATGCCAGGGTTCAGCGTCCATACATACCAAGTGACCAACGATCAAGGAGAATCGCatttccttagattccatttaTTACCAGATCAAGGAGAGGGTTACTTGACTTCTAAAGAAGGCATGGAGATAAGTGGAATTAATCCAGACGCCTTTACGAAAGACTTGTATAATGCTATTGCAAATGGAGACTACCCTAGCTGGCAAGTTCTAGTTCAGGTGCTAAGTTTAGAGCAGGTTCGAAATGCTGCTTTTGACGTCTTTGACGTGACAAAGGTGCTACCCGTTGATGAGTATCCGCTTCAACCCTTGGGCCGTCTGGTGCTTGACAGGAATCCTGTGAATTTCTTTGCGGAGATCGAACAAATAGCTATGTGTCCCACTAATTTGGTCCCAGGTATTCTTGGCGCGCCGGATAAATTATTTGAAGCACGTCGGTTGTCATATCGCGATGCTCAGTATTATAGGCTAGGAGCAAATTTCCAGAACATAGCCGTTAATTGTCCTTTGAGACAATCTTTTACTTATAACAATAATGGCCGTCCGCCAGCGAAAATAACCGATAGACCAACGTACTGGCCTAACACATACCATGGTCCTGTACCTTATGTTGATCCCGAAAGACCTGAGGTACTTGAAATAGTGCAAGATACGTCTCTAAACTTTGACCAGGCGTCACATCATTATAAATATGAGTTGCCTGAAGACGCAAGGAAAcgtttgattagtaatattgttGATAGCCTTGTACAGGCTGATCCCAAGCTTCAGGATCGAGCAGTCAAGCTGTTCAAGATCATAAATGCGGATTTAGGGATTAGAGTGGAGAGGGGTCTAGCTAAtgagaagaaaaataaatataattacgaACTAATGTAA